One window of the Methanobacterium sp. genome contains the following:
- a CDS encoding GyrI-like domain-containing protein — MPKVDLKKENKDFYYPSAGDVSVVELPAMKFLMIDGQGDPNTSEEYQNAMETIFPVSYKTKFISKKEKSQDYVVMPLEGLWWADNMEEFSIVDKSSWKWTVMIRQPDFVDKSLVDKAISELVKKKDLPSLSELRFDTFEEGLAVQIMHIGPYGEAEGLAVGKLHKFIENEGYKLRGKHHEIYISDMRRIKPEKLKTVIRQPFK; from the coding sequence ATGCCTAAAGTTGATTTAAAAAAAGAGAATAAAGACTTTTACTACCCTTCCGCAGGGGATGTTTCAGTGGTAGAATTACCTGCGATGAAATTTTTGATGATAGATGGTCAGGGAGACCCAAATACCTCCGAAGAGTATCAAAATGCCATGGAAACCATATTCCCTGTTTCATATAAAACTAAATTCATCAGTAAAAAGGAAAAATCCCAAGATTATGTGGTAATGCCTTTGGAAGGCCTGTGGTGGGCAGATAACATGGAGGAGTTCTCCATTGTGGATAAAAGTTCCTGGAAATGGACGGTAATGATTAGACAACCCGATTTTGTGGATAAATCATTAGTCGATAAGGCCATAAGTGAACTGGTAAAGAAAAAAGACTTACCTTCACTTTCTGAACTTCGGTTTGACACGTTCGAAGAGGGTTTGGCTGTGCAAATCATGCATATTGGGCCTTATGGTGAAGCTGAAGGTCTTGCAGTCGGTAAATTGCATAAATTTATTGAAAATGAAGGTTACAAATTAAGAGGAAAGCATCACGAAATATACATTAGTGATATGCGCCGTATAAAACCTGAAAAACTAAAAACAGTCATTAGACAGCCATTTAAATGA
- a CDS encoding YbaN family protein yields the protein MCKIGMTGMEPKRVFFFGLGATLLGVGAIGIVIPLLPTTPLILASFFCFTKSSQRAEKWISSNRYFGSYIENYRTQQGVPLDVKFKSILFLWAMLIISGYLFKEQSYLLILLPIVGLAVTLHIFLLKTKKSLEDIPETRSEVS from the coding sequence ATGTGCAAAATAGGTATGACTGGTATGGAGCCAAAACGTGTATTCTTTTTTGGTTTAGGTGCAACCTTACTGGGTGTGGGAGCTATCGGAATAGTAATTCCATTGTTACCAACCACGCCCCTTATTCTGGCATCTTTTTTTTGCTTTACCAAAAGTTCCCAAAGGGCGGAAAAATGGATATCCAGTAACCGGTACTTTGGAAGTTACATTGAAAATTACCGGACCCAACAAGGAGTGCCTTTAGATGTTAAATTTAAAAGTATTCTTTTCTTATGGGCTATGTTAATTATATCTGGTTACCTTTTCAAGGAGCAGAGTTATCTTCTAATATTACTCCCCATTGTAGGGCTGGCTGTAACCCTGCATATCTTTTTACTTAAAACTAAAAAGTCATTGGAGGACATTCCCGAAACCAGGTCAGAAGTTTCATAA
- a CDS encoding PadR family transcriptional regulator, with protein sequence MTRISDLEIAILGLLYEEPQYGYQIEKTIEAWGMRNWTPIGFSSIYYVLKKLEKKELVTSKLEKVEGKPSRKVFTITPLGKLTMEEKLRELLSWNKKLISSFDLGLAYLNYLQPREVIKCLENYIESAQGRIRFLESSVKTQEELGAPYYVVALFSRPLANLKTEMAWVDEFIQKIKKEENL encoded by the coding sequence ATGACTAGAATATCAGATCTGGAGATAGCCATATTAGGTTTACTCTATGAGGAACCACAGTATGGTTACCAGATTGAAAAGACCATTGAGGCCTGGGGAATGCGTAACTGGACTCCCATAGGTTTTTCGTCAATCTATTACGTTTTGAAAAAGCTTGAAAAGAAAGAATTAGTTACATCAAAACTTGAAAAAGTGGAGGGCAAACCTTCACGGAAAGTTTTCACCATAACTCCTCTGGGAAAGCTTACAATGGAAGAAAAACTCCGTGAACTCCTTTCCTGGAATAAAAAATTAATTTCATCCTTTGATCTAGGGCTGGCCTACCTCAACTATCTCCAACCACGAGAAGTCATAAAGTGCCTGGAAAATTACATAGAATCCGCACAGGGCAGGATTCGATTTCTGGAAAGCTCAGTGAAGACCCAAGAAGAATTGGGTGCTCCCTACTATGTGGTAGCACTTTTCAGTAGGCCACTGGCTAATCTTAAAACAGAGATGGCTTGGGTGGATGAATTCATTCAAAAAATTAAAAAAGAAGAGAATCTTTAA
- a CDS encoding sulfite exporter TauE/SafE family protein has product MNELIILLLFFLAAFISILVGTVAGFGMSTILLPIALIFMDFKTALVLVAITHLSGSLGAVTFFRKGLNKRLILLFGVPSVILTVLGAYIVIYIPQNILTTLLGMSLLLFSIYSLYHPDFKVNTGKIYTILGGSLSGFLQGLIGIGGPLRGYFLISCDLDKTVYIATLAVIAIMIDVTRIPIYLTTNLLDAQFYYFIPPLMAIGVIGSYTGKKIVTRIPQNTFKKLVLVAIGLASLLLIYNGIYSVL; this is encoded by the coding sequence ATGAATGAATTGATAATATTGTTACTGTTTTTCTTAGCGGCTTTTATATCAATTTTAGTGGGTACTGTAGCTGGATTTGGAATGTCCACTATTTTACTACCTATTGCACTTATTTTTATGGACTTTAAAACTGCGCTGGTACTGGTGGCCATCACCCATCTTTCGGGCAGCTTAGGAGCGGTCACTTTCTTCCGCAAAGGTTTAAATAAAAGATTGATTTTACTTTTTGGTGTTCCCAGTGTGATCTTAACCGTTTTAGGAGCTTATATTGTAATTTATATCCCCCAAAACATTTTAACTACCCTCTTAGGAATGTCTTTACTGTTATTTTCTATTTATTCACTTTATCATCCGGATTTTAAGGTTAACACCGGGAAAATTTACACAATTCTTGGAGGGAGTTTATCTGGATTTTTACAGGGTTTAATTGGAATAGGTGGTCCTTTAAGAGGATATTTCCTTATTTCATGTGATCTGGATAAAACAGTATATATAGCCACATTAGCCGTTATAGCAATAATGATTGATGTAACCCGGATACCCATCTATCTTACCACTAACTTGCTTGATGCGCAGTTCTATTACTTCATCCCCCCACTGATGGCAATTGGTGTTATTGGATCCTACACAGGTAAAAAAATCGTTACCAGAATTCCCCAAAATACCTTCAAAAAATTAGTCCTTGTTGCAATAGGGCTTGCAAGCTTATTATTGATTTATAATGGTATTTATTCAGTTTTATAA
- a CDS encoding Fur family transcriptional regulator, whose protein sequence is MEKKLTDEKIKITPQRREIIKKLNELEKTHPSFNQIYRAIKETQPNVSRSTVHENLKLLVQRGIIRSFNYKGETRYEMSPEPHVNLAEFNGEIKDIKNEKINGKLDEIINILNEEENIEIKSLLVLVENKL, encoded by the coding sequence ATGGAAAAGAAATTAACCGACGAGAAGATCAAAATCACACCCCAAAGAAGGGAAATTATTAAAAAATTAAATGAACTGGAAAAAACACACCCCTCCTTCAACCAGATTTACAGGGCAATTAAAGAAACCCAACCCAATGTAAGTCGCTCCACAGTACACGAAAATCTGAAACTACTGGTTCAAAGGGGAATTATAAGGAGTTTTAATTATAAAGGTGAAACTCGTTATGAAATGAGTCCTGAACCTCATGTGAACTTAGCTGAGTTCAATGGCGAGATTAAAGATATAAAAAATGAAAAAATCAATGGAAAGTTGGATGAAATAATAAATATCTTAAATGAAGAAGAGAATATTGAAATTAAATCTTTATTGGTTCTTGTGGAAAATAAATTATAA
- the afpA gene encoding archaeoflavoprotein AfpA — MEKKKKIAWGITGAGDKILETMKVMEKIRKEFEDRVDIEVFISKSGDQVVKYYGISNDIESNFDRVWVEINANAPFLAGNIQLGKYEFMLIAPATSNTVAKIAMRMGDTLISNAAIMGQKADVPIYILPSDVEEGVTITQLPDGKDLKITIRKEDVEHVEKLANMYETYILKEPSEMVEIFRKHFPE; from the coding sequence ATGGAAAAGAAAAAGAAAATTGCATGGGGAATTACCGGCGCCGGTGATAAAATACTGGAAACCATGAAGGTCATGGAAAAAATACGAAAAGAATTCGAAGACCGGGTGGACATAGAAGTATTCATCTCCAAATCAGGGGATCAGGTAGTGAAATATTACGGGATATCCAATGACATAGAAAGCAACTTTGACCGGGTATGGGTTGAAATTAATGCTAATGCACCATTTTTAGCAGGTAATATTCAGTTGGGTAAGTACGAATTCATGCTAATTGCACCAGCCACCTCCAACACCGTGGCCAAGATAGCCATGAGAATGGGAGACACTCTCATCTCCAATGCAGCAATAATGGGTCAAAAAGCAGATGTTCCTATCTATATATTGCCGTCTGATGTTGAAGAGGGAGTGACTATCACCCAACTCCCCGATGGGAAAGATCTGAAGATCACCATAAGAAAAGAAGATGTGGAACATGTGGAAAAATTGGCCAACATGTATGAAACATACATTTTAAAGGAGCCCAGTGAAATGGTGGAAATATTCCGGAAACATTTCCCTGAATAA
- a CDS encoding nitrogen fixation protein NifH yields MGNWKSYLKADPTEWLLEEDNPSVRYFTLLDILDKPEDNPEVVDAKKKIMHTGVIPKILAKQEPGGYWGSPLNFYLRGKYKGTSWQLIILAELGADFKDERIKRACEFILENSQDPESGAFSYISSKEVSGKKSGNKVSSKCGGDHERVLPCLTANMTWSLIRLGYLDDERVQKAIKWLIKYQRFDDEAGKAPDEWPYKRWKRCWGERTCHSIIIKTLKALAEIPLKSRTPEMEDYIAKGAEHMLNHHIHKRTQPPVKGSFKWLEFGFPLMWKVDALEVLGLLTKLGYKDERMNEALEIMISKQNPEGQWILENTFNGRFITNIERKGKPSKWITLNALRVLKRY; encoded by the coding sequence ATGGGTAATTGGAAATCCTATCTAAAGGCAGATCCCACAGAATGGTTACTGGAAGAAGATAATCCTTCAGTTAGATACTTCACATTGTTGGATATCCTGGACAAGCCAGAAGATAATCCCGAAGTAGTTGATGCCAAAAAGAAGATAATGCATACGGGTGTTATTCCTAAAATTCTGGCTAAACAGGAACCTGGCGGATACTGGGGTTCTCCTCTGAATTTTTATCTTCGTGGTAAATATAAGGGGACTTCCTGGCAGCTAATAATCCTGGCAGAGCTGGGAGCAGATTTTAAGGATGAAAGAATTAAAAGGGCATGTGAATTCATCCTTGAAAACTCCCAGGATCCTGAAAGTGGTGCATTTTCATATATTAGTAGTAAAGAGGTAAGTGGTAAGAAATCGGGTAATAAAGTAAGCAGTAAATGTGGCGGAGATCATGAAAGAGTCCTACCCTGCCTCACAGCCAACATGACCTGGAGTCTTATCCGATTGGGATACCTGGATGATGAGCGGGTTCAAAAAGCCATAAAATGGCTTATAAAATATCAGAGATTTGATGATGAAGCCGGGAAAGCTCCAGATGAATGGCCATATAAACGATGGAAACGATGCTGGGGGGAGCGCACCTGCCACAGCATCATAATAAAAACCCTCAAAGCCCTGGCTGAAATACCACTAAAAAGTAGAACTCCTGAAATGGAAGATTACATTGCCAAAGGCGCAGAACACATGCTCAACCACCATATTCATAAAAGAACCCAGCCTCCAGTTAAAGGCAGTTTTAAATGGTTAGAATTTGGTTTTCCACTGATGTGGAAGGTTGACGCCCTCGAAGTACTGGGTCTACTTACTAAATTAGGATACAAAGATGAAAGAATGAATGAAGCCCTGGAGATCATGATTTCCAAACAGAATCCTGAAGGCCAGTGGATCCTGGAGAACACCTTCAATGGAAGATTCATAACCAACATTGAAAGAAAGGGAAAACCAAGTAAATGGATTACTTTAAACGCTTTAAGAGTTTTAAAACGATATTGA
- a CDS encoding DNA alkylation repair protein, with protein sequence MNFDEIIQELESRSNPQDVEGMARFGINPQKTYAVRIPELRKIAKKAGKNHKLAAQLWEAGYRETRILACMIENPLQVTSEQMDVWAAEFDYWEICDQCCMKLFRMTPFAYQKVFKWSESEKEFKKRAAFALIAVLAVHDKKAPNENFEQFFPLIINESTDNRNYVKKAVNWALRHIGKRNTVLNKKAITVAQEIHKIDARSAKWIAADALRELKSEKVQERLL encoded by the coding sequence ATGAATTTTGATGAGATCATCCAGGAACTGGAATCACGGTCAAACCCGCAAGATGTGGAAGGAATGGCTCGTTTTGGAATCAACCCTCAAAAAACCTATGCTGTCCGCATCCCGGAACTTAGGAAGATTGCAAAAAAAGCTGGAAAAAATCACAAATTAGCAGCGCAGCTCTGGGAGGCAGGTTACCGTGAGACTAGGATACTGGCCTGCATGATTGAGAACCCTCTACAGGTTACCTCAGAACAGATGGATGTATGGGCCGCTGAATTTGATTACTGGGAGATTTGTGACCAGTGCTGCATGAAACTATTTCGCATGACACCATTTGCATATCAGAAAGTTTTCAAGTGGAGTGAAAGTGAGAAAGAGTTCAAAAAGAGAGCGGCATTTGCTTTAATCGCAGTTTTAGCAGTCCATGATAAAAAGGCACCTAATGAAAATTTCGAACAATTTTTTCCCCTAATAATTAATGAATCAACTGATAATCGTAATTATGTTAAAAAAGCTGTTAACTGGGCTTTAAGGCATATTGGAAAAAGGAATACAGTCTTGAATAAAAAAGCTATCACTGTAGCTCAGGAAATCCACAAAATTGATGCTAGGAGTGCTAAATGGATAGCTGCTGATGCTTTGCGGGAGTTAAAGAGTGAAAAAGTTCAGGAAAGATTACTATAA
- a CDS encoding DUF2769 domain-containing protein — protein sequence MDEFEKLIEELNQLNEEEGLKKIKELEKDCVCPVCPSYNECANRKHENMFCITGKSDGCISMELGCLCPTCALAQKYQIGVMYNFYCHRGSETEQRG from the coding sequence ATGGATGAATTTGAAAAGTTAATCGAAGAACTCAATCAGTTAAATGAAGAAGAAGGTTTGAAGAAGATTAAAGAATTAGAGAAGGACTGTGTCTGTCCAGTATGTCCCAGCTATAATGAGTGTGCCAACAGAAAGCATGAGAATATGTTCTGCATAACCGGGAAAAGTGATGGTTGCATCAGCATGGAACTGGGCTGCCTGTGCCCTACTTGTGCCCTGGCCCAAAAATATCAGATTGGAGTGATGTACAATTTCTACTGTCACCGTGGCTCTGAAACTGAACAAAGAGGATAA
- a CDS encoding FtsX-like permease family protein gives MKFRSLIIKNIFRNKTRSLLAILGIALGVATILGLGLVTGGLAASTQQALTADAADFTVISGTSGGGGGPDGASGGGAPGGSGSPGGQQLINQTTISEIQQISGVGTAAGVLRTNVDLNDTSTNSSTNSTSSSTSSTSGSSNGNSGQGQGNFQMMYSVIGIDSSNLGLDDIVITNGTSFSNDNQVIIGEMAAQSLNKTVGDTIVLSNQTFTIVGTYETGNFQDDRGIVMSLGKLQSLTGNTDMVSLILVKAANGTDANTLADTIESKYPDELSTSTSLSGMERMNNGLEIIESGSWAVTLLTLLIGSIVVIVTMVKSVVERTREIGVLKAVGWTSKRILTMIMGESLVLALIAAVVGIVIGVGIVEIISIAQLIRGIEPAFSAVLFLEALGVAIFLGIIGGIYPAYRASKLSPTEALRYE, from the coding sequence ATGAAATTTAGAAGTTTAATTATCAAAAACATTTTTAGAAACAAAACCAGAAGTTTGCTGGCTATTCTGGGTATTGCATTGGGAGTAGCCACCATACTGGGCCTGGGTCTGGTGACGGGTGGTCTGGCAGCTTCCACTCAACAAGCACTCACCGCAGATGCGGCAGATTTTACAGTGATTTCTGGGACCAGCGGAGGAGGTGGAGGTCCTGACGGGGCTTCAGGAGGGGGTGCTCCTGGTGGTTCAGGTAGTCCTGGTGGCCAGCAGTTAATCAATCAAACCACAATTTCTGAGATCCAACAGATATCCGGAGTGGGAACTGCTGCCGGGGTTTTAAGAACCAACGTTGACCTCAATGACACCAGTACCAACAGCAGTACCAACAGCACCAGTAGTAGTACTAGCAGCACCAGCGGATCTTCCAATGGAAACAGTGGACAGGGACAAGGAAATTTCCAAATGATGTACAGTGTTATCGGAATTGACAGCAGCAACCTTGGTCTGGATGATATTGTAATAACCAACGGTACCTCATTCTCCAATGACAATCAGGTTATAATCGGAGAGATGGCTGCTCAAAGTCTTAATAAGACCGTTGGAGACACCATTGTCCTTTCCAACCAGACATTTACCATTGTGGGAACCTATGAAACTGGAAACTTCCAGGATGATCGGGGAATTGTCATGTCCCTGGGAAAACTGCAGAGCTTGACTGGAAACACTGATATGGTATCGTTGATCCTGGTTAAGGCCGCCAACGGCACTGACGCCAATACACTTGCCGACACCATTGAGAGTAAATATCCCGATGAACTATCCACATCAACATCACTTTCAGGAATGGAAAGGATGAATAATGGACTGGAAATCATTGAATCTGGGTCATGGGCTGTTACCCTCCTAACCCTGCTAATAGGGAGCATAGTTGTTATAGTCACTATGGTAAAATCTGTGGTGGAAAGAACCCGAGAAATAGGGGTGTTGAAAGCTGTTGGATGGACCAGTAAAAGGATATTAACCATGATAATGGGAGAATCACTGGTTCTGGCACTGATAGCTGCTGTTGTGGGAATAGTGATTGGTGTAGGCATTGTAGAAATTATTAGCATTGCTCAACTTATAAGGGGGATTGAACCCGCCTTTTCAGCCGTTTTATTCCTGGAAGCATTGGGAGTTGCCATATTCCTGGGTATAATAGGGGGAATTTACCCAGCATACCGGGCTTCTAAATTATCACCAACCGAGGCGTTGCGCTATGAATAA
- a CDS encoding ABC transporter ATP-binding protein has protein sequence MNNETTTNENIINIKYLKKKYDDGQTAALDGVDLEIRKGEFVSLMGPSGSGKTTLLNMIGALDSAEEGSIIVAGHNLMEKKDFSSFRSKEIGFIFQFHNLIPNLTVSENVQIPMLETDIQDEEMAKRANKLLESLNLGNKVDQVPTKLSGGERQRVAIARALVNHPSIILADEPTGSLDSTTGDIILNILREIHQKENVTLLLVTHEPYVADMADRKISLMDGKIKEE, from the coding sequence ATGAATAATGAAACCACCACCAATGAAAACATAATCAACATCAAATATCTTAAAAAAAAGTACGATGATGGACAAACTGCAGCGTTAGATGGAGTAGATCTCGAAATCAGAAAGGGAGAGTTTGTTTCATTAATGGGGCCTTCCGGCTCCGGGAAAACAACCCTCCTTAACATGATAGGGGCTCTGGATAGTGCAGAAGAGGGAAGTATCATCGTGGCAGGTCATAACTTAATGGAAAAAAAAGATTTCAGTTCTTTTAGATCCAAAGAAATTGGTTTCATATTCCAGTTCCACAATCTGATACCCAACCTTACTGTCTCTGAAAACGTTCAGATTCCCATGCTTGAAACCGATATTCAGGATGAGGAAATGGCTAAAAGAGCAAATAAACTCCTGGAATCATTGAACCTTGGAAACAAGGTTGATCAGGTTCCCACCAAACTTTCAGGAGGGGAAAGGCAGCGAGTGGCAATTGCCCGGGCCCTGGTGAACCATCCGTCCATAATACTGGCCGATGAACCCACCGGATCCCTGGACTCCACAACAGGTGACATAATTCTGAACATACTGCGTGAAATCCATCAAAAAGAAAATGTAACCCTCCTGTTAGTAACACATGAGCCTTACGTGGCCGATATGGCTGATCGAAAGATAAGCCTAATGGATGGGAAGATAAAGGAAGAATGA
- a CDS encoding GyrI-like domain-containing protein, with the protein MEIGEKKIGKRQVASITYNGSYEEVPVLMGEIVGFIMAKGLQMMGPPFGVYFNSPNEVPVEELQYEVGMPFVGEAEEEGRVKIKTEPEQLVLSTVYKGPYSECGTAIGALAEHAYKNGYEIIGPPMETYISDPNETPESELLTEMCFPVVKK; encoded by the coding sequence ATGGAAATTGGAGAAAAGAAGATCGGAAAAAGACAGGTGGCATCCATAACTTATAACGGATCCTATGAGGAAGTCCCAGTTCTAATGGGGGAAATTGTGGGATTTATAATGGCCAAAGGATTGCAGATGATGGGTCCACCATTCGGAGTGTACTTCAACAGCCCCAATGAAGTGCCAGTTGAGGAACTCCAGTATGAAGTGGGAATGCCATTTGTAGGAGAGGCAGAAGAAGAAGGGCGAGTGAAAATCAAAACAGAACCCGAACAACTGGTTCTTTCAACTGTTTATAAAGGTCCCTACAGTGAATGTGGTACTGCAATTGGTGCACTGGCTGAACACGCCTACAAAAATGGCTATGAGATTATCGGCCCACCTATGGAAACCTACATTTCTGATCCCAACGAAACCCCAGAAAGCGAGCTTTTAACTGAGATGTGCTTTCCAGTGGTTAAAAAGTAA
- a CDS encoding AEC family transporter: protein MNSYETIIAIVLMIIIGYACRRLDFLKGEDTQTLNKIVVYIAIPSLIFMAMYSADLSNIKTFGTITLICITMGLISGIFAYIFTYLKGYPSKTRWGVVAASTLFNSGFLGYPVVLGVFGAAGLVRAIFYDVGSTILFISFGIFFLIIYGGSYQEIIKRSVLFPPLLAVIMGVIANLLHLPLGSVIPSTLNYLGGAAIPLIMLSLGLSLEFKGIKEYFGVASFVSILKLVISPLIAMIVVGLAGFTGLDRTVSIVEAGMPSAMLSLVLAITYDLDIKATVACIFLSTALSMISLTILILFV, encoded by the coding sequence ATGAACTCCTATGAAACCATCATTGCCATTGTATTAATGATTATAATTGGCTATGCATGTCGCAGGCTTGATTTTCTAAAAGGAGAAGATACCCAAACCCTCAATAAGATTGTAGTGTACATAGCTATCCCCTCATTAATATTCATGGCCATGTACAGTGCTGATTTATCCAATATCAAAACTTTTGGAACCATTACCCTCATTTGTATCACGATGGGCCTTATATCTGGAATTTTTGCCTACATTTTCACCTACCTTAAAGGTTACCCCTCTAAAACCAGATGGGGAGTAGTAGCAGCATCCACTCTCTTCAACTCCGGATTTTTGGGGTATCCTGTAGTATTAGGTGTTTTCGGAGCTGCAGGACTCGTTAGGGCCATATTTTATGATGTGGGGTCCACCATACTTTTTATATCATTCGGAATATTTTTCTTAATTATTTATGGTGGCAGTTATCAGGAAATAATCAAAAGATCGGTCTTATTCCCCCCTTTACTGGCAGTTATCATGGGAGTTATTGCCAATCTACTTCATCTCCCACTGGGATCCGTTATTCCCAGCACCCTTAATTACCTGGGTGGTGCTGCAATACCGCTGATAATGCTATCCTTAGGTCTGTCACTGGAATTTAAGGGTATTAAAGAATATTTTGGTGTTGCTTCTTTTGTTTCAATACTTAAATTGGTTATTTCGCCCCTGATTGCCATGATTGTTGTGGGATTGGCGGGGTTCACCGGATTAGACAGGACAGTAAGCATTGTGGAAGCAGGAATGCCATCCGCCATGCTCAGTCTGGTGCTGGCCATCACCTATGACTTGGATATAAAGGCAACAGTGGCCTGCATATTCTTGAGCACAGCCCTTAGCATGATATCTCTAACTATTTTAATTCTATTTGTATGA
- a CDS encoding MFS transporter gives MLESLKGNQKLTLLIISLASFMAFLDISIVNVSLPTMAKYFGVTTNTVLWTILIYIIVFSSFLIVFGKLAQQKGFKKVFLAGFLIFITGSALCTISTQFHELIIFRLVQAVGATMFSGITSAMVLQYLPKNQRGRNLGIVTTIGSMGLALGPLLGGYITEYINFHWIFFINVPIGIIGIILGHAVLHETDKHPGSLDLPGVVMIFIAQSTLIFALNKGLDYGWTSTIIIGSIICSVIFWALFVFRESRADEPLIDLNFLKMKDIALANAANIFSNMPFAGAVVLLPFYFEVVKGMSTSQSGLILTLMPVAIIIIGPIAGSISDKIASNRVTLIGAMIGVIGCLVLSTLNPSSSLLYVAMGLLILGASVATFNPPITKFILSKSPSKYRGIASGLVNTSNMIGNGFGTGILGTVAAMVVYTSVGPSTSDKLTPALVSQGLDNAFLVGTVAMGIALVLIALTLYKKPVN, from the coding sequence ATGCTTGAAAGTTTGAAAGGTAATCAGAAATTAACTTTACTGATAATTTCACTGGCCAGCTTCATGGCCTTCCTTGATATTTCCATTGTGAATGTTTCCCTACCCACTATGGCCAAGTACTTCGGTGTGACCACCAACACGGTTTTATGGACCATTTTAATTTATATAATTGTTTTTAGTAGTTTTTTAATTGTTTTCGGGAAATTAGCCCAGCAAAAAGGTTTTAAAAAGGTTTTTCTCGCGGGTTTTCTTATCTTCATCACTGGTTCTGCTTTGTGTACTATCTCCACCCAGTTTCATGAACTGATTATTTTCAGGCTCGTGCAGGCAGTGGGTGCCACCATGTTCTCTGGAATCACCTCTGCCATGGTACTACAATACCTCCCTAAAAACCAGCGGGGGCGGAATCTTGGAATTGTTACTACCATTGGATCTATGGGCCTGGCTTTGGGTCCCTTGCTGGGTGGTTATATAACTGAATACATTAACTTCCACTGGATATTCTTCATCAACGTCCCCATCGGGATTATTGGTATCATACTGGGCCATGCCGTACTACACGAAACGGATAAACATCCCGGATCCCTGGACCTACCGGGAGTGGTGATGATCTTCATAGCCCAGAGCACCCTGATTTTTGCCCTTAATAAGGGACTGGACTATGGCTGGACTTCTACCATAATAATAGGTAGTATAATTTGTTCTGTGATATTCTGGGCACTCTTTGTGTTCCGGGAATCTCGGGCAGATGAACCCCTGATTGACCTTAATTTTTTGAAGATGAAGGATATTGCACTGGCCAATGCAGCGAATATCTTCTCCAACATGCCCTTTGCCGGAGCAGTGGTACTTCTACCATTTTACTTTGAAGTGGTGAAAGGAATGAGCACCAGTCAATCTGGTTTGATATTAACCCTGATGCCTGTTGCCATTATCATAATTGGCCCCATTGCCGGGAGTATTTCTGATAAAATCGCTTCGAACCGGGTTACTTTAATTGGGGCTATGATTGGGGTCATTGGTTGTCTGGTTCTCTCTACCCTTAACCCATCAAGCAGTCTCCTTTACGTAGCTATGGGACTTTTGATTTTAGGGGCTTCAGTGGCCACTTTCAACCCACCCATCACCAAATTCATTCTCTCCAAAAGTCCCTCTAAGTACAGGGGGATAGCATCAGGCCTGGTTAACACTTCTAATATGATTGGTAATGGTTTTGGAACCGGAATTCTGGGCACTGTAGCAGCTATGGTTGTCTACACCTCGGTAGGCCCCAGTACTAGTGATAAATTAACACCAGCTCTGGTATCCCAGGGATTGGATAATGCATTTCTGGTGGGTACTGTGGCAATGGGAATAGCACTGGTTCTTATTGCCCTGACACTGTATAAAAAACCGGTTAATTAA